One segment of Pangasianodon hypophthalmus isolate fPanHyp1 chromosome 10, fPanHyp1.pri, whole genome shotgun sequence DNA contains the following:
- the yipf4 gene encoding protein YIPF4: protein MQFSPSSGDFTFVSSTGAEELSGTIDAPDVKLNMGSDHSRDAYAANFLRQRGYGWLLEVEEDEAEETKPLLEELDIDLKDIYYKIRCVLMPMPSLGFNRQVVRDNPDFWGPLAVVLLFSMISIYGQFRVVSWIITIWIFGSLTIFLLARVLGGEVSYGQVLGVIGYSLLPLIVIAPLLLFTGAFEIVSTLVKLCGVFWAAYSAASLLVSDEFKTKKPLLIYPIFLLYIYFLSLYTGV from the exons ATGCAGTTTTCTCCCAGCAGCGGAGATTTTACCTTCGTGTCCTCCACTGGAGCTGAAG agcTGAGTGGGACGATCGATGCCCCGGATGTGAAGCTGAACATGGGCAGCGATCACAGCCGAGACGCTTACGCCGCTAACTTCCTGCGGCAGAGAGGATACGGGTGGCtgctggaggtggaggaggacgAGGCGGAGGAGACCAAACCTTTACT TGAGGAGCTGGACATTGACCTGAAGGATATCTACTATAAGATCCGGTGTGTGTTGATGCCGATGCCGTCTCTGGGCTTTAACAGGCAGGTGGTCAGAGATAACCCTGATTTCTGGGGGCCGCTGGCCGTCGTGCTGCTTTTCTCCATGATCTCCATCTACGGACAGTTCCGC GTGGTGTCTTGGATAATCACCATTTGGATCTTCGGATCGTTGACGATCTTCCTGCTGGCCAGAGTGCTCGGTGGAGAG GTTTCTTACGGTCAGGTGCTGGGTGTGATCGGATACTCGCTGCTCCCTCTCATCGTCATCGCGCCCTTACTGCTGTTTACTGGAGCGTTTGAAATCGTCTCTACGCTCGTAAAG CTGTGCGGTGTGTTCTGGGCGGCGTACAGCGCTGCGTCGCTGCTCGTCAGTGATGAGTTCAAAACGAAGAAGCCGCTCCTCATCTACCCCATCTTCCTGTTGTACATCTACTTCCTGTCCCTGTACACCGGCGTCTGA